A portion of the Acidobacteriota bacterium genome contains these proteins:
- a CDS encoding bifunctional riboflavin kinase/FAD synthetase codes for MQIFQSIADIAACREQDQRPSVVTIGSFDGIHLAHRELLRRVCEQARARNAVSVAVSFEPHPLAVLAPSRMPKLLTPLPAKVALLASTGIDRLLLIPFTTELSRWSAEMFIEQVLVAALHAKAVIVGDNFRFGHRQSGTPELLQALGEQFSYTAEIFPKMTLRGRTISSSEIRVLLETGKLSHANRLLGRPFSVRAGIATGLGIGAAQTVPTFNLGDYPGLLPVRGVYVTRTKLFSDDFSSLVTSEAIDSVTNVGTRPTFGEREIGVETHLLQTLPAATRQPAAMEIFFFHRLRDERKFDSPSALRQQIISDIDRARLYLRRTRMLTEPRA; via the coding sequence ATGCAAATTTTCCAATCCATCGCTGATATCGCCGCGTGTCGGGAACAAGACCAACGCCCCAGCGTGGTAACCATCGGCAGCTTCGACGGCATCCACCTTGCCCATCGCGAACTGCTGCGGCGCGTCTGCGAACAGGCGCGCGCGCGGAACGCCGTCTCCGTCGCCGTCAGCTTTGAGCCACACCCTCTGGCCGTGCTGGCTCCCAGCCGCATGCCCAAACTGCTGACGCCGCTGCCTGCCAAGGTTGCTCTGCTGGCCTCCACGGGAATCGACCGCTTGCTCCTGATTCCTTTTACCACCGAGCTTTCGCGATGGTCCGCCGAGATGTTTATTGAGCAAGTGTTGGTGGCCGCGTTACATGCCAAGGCGGTCATCGTCGGCGATAATTTCCGCTTCGGCCATCGTCAATCCGGCACTCCGGAGTTATTGCAGGCACTGGGCGAACAATTTTCCTACACAGCCGAAATTTTCCCGAAGATGACGCTCCGCGGCCGCACCATCAGTAGTTCGGAGATTCGCGTGCTGCTGGAAACTGGAAAACTTTCGCACGCCAATCGCCTGTTGGGACGACCCTTTTCCGTGCGCGCCGGCATCGCAACCGGTCTGGGAATTGGAGCAGCGCAAACGGTGCCCACGTTCAATCTAGGCGACTACCCCGGATTGCTGCCTGTCCGCGGAGTCTACGTCACAAGGACTAAGTTGTTCAGCGACGACTTTTCTTCGCTGGTTACGAGCGAAGCGATTGATTCTGTCACCAATGTCGGAACACGGCCCACCTTCGGTGAGCGCGAGATAGGGGTTGAGACTCACCTGCTCCAAACGTTGCCAGCAGCGACAAGGCAACCCGCCGCAATGGAGATTTTTTTCTTCCACCGTCTCCGCGATGAACGCAAGTTTGATTCACCCAGCGCACTCAGGCAGCAGATCATCTCCGACATCGATCGCGCCCGGCTCTATCTCCGCCGCACACGAATGCTCACAGAGCCGCGCGCGTAA
- a CDS encoding DUF1844 domain-containing protein, whose amino-acid sequence MPNNKPKHNEEEPVEFKVVDRRKFTSDGEPRSDAEPEPVAEPVATSQPAQSAPAPEPAAIPKIDVPPPTQPFAAVAPPSAGLSMAAPPPLADAPPVEATPSPGAPPADSSAPGAPGEPVQFEHLIMSLVTQAMLQLGLAARPGDLAPKPDFAAAHETIDILGILHMKTTGNRTPHEDQLLSGSLQELRLAYVEITRRSAGRIN is encoded by the coding sequence ATGCCCAATAACAAGCCAAAACACAACGAAGAAGAGCCCGTTGAATTCAAAGTAGTTGACCGGCGCAAGTTTACTTCAGATGGTGAGCCCCGCTCCGACGCTGAACCAGAGCCGGTGGCTGAACCCGTGGCGACCTCGCAACCTGCCCAATCCGCTCCCGCTCCGGAGCCTGCTGCTATACCCAAAATTGATGTGCCGCCTCCCACACAGCCATTCGCCGCGGTGGCTCCTCCCTCAGCAGGACTAAGCATGGCCGCGCCGCCCCCACTAGCAGATGCGCCGCCCGTGGAGGCCACGCCATCACCCGGCGCACCGCCAGCCGACTCCAGTGCTCCAGGCGCGCCCGGCGAACCTGTCCAGTTCGAGCATCTGATCATGTCGCTGGTAACCCAAGCCATGCTGCAATTGGGGCTGGCAGCGCGCCCTGGCGATCTGGCGCCCAAACCCGATTTTGCCGCCGCGCACGAGACCATCGACATCCTCGGCATCCTGCATATGAAGACCACGGGCAATCGAACGCCCCATGAAGACCAGTTACTCTCCGGCAGCCTTCAGGAACTGCGCTTGGCCTACGTGGAGATCACTCGCCGCTCAGCCGGACGGATCAATTAA
- a CDS encoding MBL fold metallo-hydrolase has product MRVELTVLGSGTSMGVPVMGCRCHVCRSSDPRDKRTRPSILLRYNDRAVVIDTGPDFRQQALREDMDRLDAILYTHAHADHILGLDDVRPFNMQGAHVIPLYGNRPALDGLRRVFKYVFDGNYPWGGVPLIKDHLITGPIELFGLEFTPIRVMHGYLEVIGFKFGKVAYLTDYNEIPDASARQLRGLDVIFFDALRHMAHPTHQTVAQALSEVDRLAPKRAFFTHIAHDLNHEETDATLPDHVRLCYDGMKLEFDC; this is encoded by the coding sequence ATGCGCGTCGAGCTGACAGTTCTCGGATCGGGCACTTCGATGGGCGTGCCCGTCATGGGCTGCCGTTGCCACGTCTGCCGCTCCAGCGATCCACGCGATAAGCGCACAAGACCCTCCATTCTGTTGCGCTACAACGACCGCGCCGTGGTCATCGACACCGGCCCGGACTTTCGTCAGCAGGCCCTCCGCGAAGACATGGACCGCCTGGACGCCATTCTCTATACGCACGCGCATGCCGACCATATTTTGGGCCTGGACGATGTGCGCCCCTTCAACATGCAGGGCGCGCATGTCATCCCTCTTTACGGTAACCGGCCCGCGCTCGACGGACTGCGCCGCGTCTTCAAGTACGTTTTCGACGGAAACTATCCATGGGGCGGCGTACCGCTCATCAAAGATCATTTGATCACCGGCCCGATTGAGCTATTTGGACTGGAGTTCACACCCATTCGCGTGATGCACGGCTACCTGGAAGTGATCGGTTTCAAGTTCGGCAAGGTGGCCTACCTGACCGATTACAACGAAATCCCGGATGCCTCGGCGCGACAGTTGCGCGGCCTGGATGTGATCTTCTTCGACGCGCTGCGGCACATGGCTCATCCCACGCATCAGACCGTCGCGCAAGCGCTCAGTGAGGTGGACCGGCTCGCGCCGAAGCGTGCTTTTTTCACGCACATCGCGCATGATCTGAACCACGAAGAAACCGACGCCACCTTGCCGGATCACGTCCGGCTCTGCTACGACGGCATGAAACTCGAATTCGATTGTTGA